One window of Phocoena phocoena chromosome 13, mPhoPho1.1, whole genome shotgun sequence genomic DNA carries:
- the LOC136133198 gene encoding LOW QUALITY PROTEIN: syntaxin-17-like (The sequence of the model RefSeq protein was modified relative to this genomic sequence to represent the inferred CDS: inserted 1 base in 1 codon) has translation MSEDEEKVKLRRLEPALQKFTKMVIPTDLERLRKHQLNIEKYQRRRIWDKLHEEHINAGRTLLKQLHSSIREMEKLCLKVQGDDLGLLKRMIDPVKEEASAATAEFLQLHLESVEERKKQFNDEGTLLQPSLTRSMAVGGTFHATEDEANPQNMTQIYVLPEIPRDQNAAESWETLEANLIELSQLVTDFSLLVNSQQEKIDSVEDHINSAAVSVDEGTKNLGKAAKYKLAALPVAGALIGGMXGGPTGLLAGFRVAGIAAALGGGVVGFTGGKLLQRKKQEVMQKLTSSCPDLPSQTDKKCS, from the exons ATGtctgaagatgaagaaaaagtgaaattacGCCGTCTTGAACCAGCTCTTCAGAAATTTACTAAGATGGTAATCCCAACAGACCTGGAGAGGTTAAGAAAGCACCAGCTAAATATTGAGAAGTATCAGAGGCGCAGAATCTGGGACAAGTTGCATGAAGAGCACATCAATGCAGGACGTACA TTGCTGAAGCAACTCCACTCCAGTATCCGAGAAATGGAGAAGCTTTGTTTGAAAGTCCAAGGGGATGACCTAGGACTTCTGAAAAGAATGATAGATCCTGTTAAAGAAGAAGCATCAGCAGCCACAGCAGAATTTCTTCAACTCCATCTAGAATCCGTAGAAGAACGTAAGAAACAATTTAATGATGAAGGAACCTTATTACAGCCTTCTCTGACCAGATCCATGGCTGTTGGTGGAACATTTCATGCTACTGAAGATGAAGCTAATCCTCAGAACATGACTCAGATATATGTGTTGCCTGAAATTCCTCGAGATCAAAATGCTGCAGAATCATGGGAAACCTTAGAAGCGAACTTAATTGAACTCAGCCAACTGGTCACTGATTTCTCTCTCCTAGTGAATTCTCAGCAGGAGAAGATTGACAGCGTCGAAGACCATATCAACAGTGCTGCTGTGAGTGTTGACGAGGGAACCAAAAACTTGGGGAAGGCTGCAAAATACAAGCTGGCAGCTCTGCCTGTGGCAGGTGCTCTCATCGGAGGAA GTGGGGGCCCGACTGGCCTCCTTGCAGGCTTCAGAGTGGCAGGAATTGCAGCTGCGcttggtggtggggtggtgggctTCACAGGTGGAAAattgttacaaagaaagaaacaggaagtgATGCAGAAGCTCACTTCCAGCTGTCCAGATCTTCCCAGCCAAACTGACAAAAAATGCAGTTAA